The Acetomicrobium sp. S15 = DSM 107314 genome window below encodes:
- a CDS encoding PilN domain-containing protein, whose translation MKVKLDLRPREAIIAAQKKIDLVRLTALTLICLFPLMACTSLVYGFLLSQELASRVKSLNLSVDMLKKRHANISENLAALKDDVELYRKAIAFIKAEPPVLECLSAVEEALSDETWLSKLEIRAGRATFQGYAPTEGEVVEFARRLLASPVVLNVDLPVTRKIVKDREGIVEFNLNCSLKGFSELYNSTEDGLLKE comes from the coding sequence GTGAAAGTGAAACTGGACTTGAGGCCGCGCGAGGCGATAATAGCTGCGCAAAAGAAGATAGACTTAGTGCGCCTCACAGCCCTTACCTTAATATGCCTTTTCCCGCTTATGGCTTGTACTTCTTTGGTTTACGGCTTTTTGTTGTCACAGGAGCTTGCATCTCGGGTAAAAAGCTTAAACTTATCAGTTGACATGCTAAAAAAGCGGCACGCTAATATCAGCGAGAATTTGGCTGCCTTAAAGGACGATGTGGAACTATACAGGAAGGCCATAGCCTTTATAAAGGCTGAGCCTCCTGTTTTGGAATGCTTGTCGGCCGTTGAGGAAGCGCTTTCGGATGAGACGTGGCTTTCAAAACTTGAAATAAGGGCAGGCAGGGCAACATTTCAAGGTTATGCTCCTACCGAGGGGGAAGTTGTGGAATTCGCGAGGAGGCTTTTGGCCTCTCCCGTGGTTTTAAACGTGGACCTTCCGGTCACACGAAAAATCGTAAAAGACCGCGAAGGTATAGTCGAATTCAACTTGAACTGCTCACTTAAAGGCTTTAGCGAACTTTACAATAGCACTGAAGATGGGCTTCTTAAAGAATAG
- the pilM gene encoding type IV pilus biogenesis protein PilM, translating into MSIEPGGLRYVEISGALGDLSCRCALVPVLPAPVYQDALVDATGLLPALTTLKEEVGISPVPVSLGLPPRDVLLRVVELPPMELEEARAAIGFEFERHFPFPASEATYDLAPVEFPGSEGRFLLLVAASRRKSVEVLVDVASKGGLNLSALEPANLATFRAVCGPEGGKGGFMVLILGEETSQLVVAYKDNGILFRTLLFGLKSSPVEELASDLTREITSTATYIGGTFRGLKVEVLIINGGGEDVASAIQDKVSLPVALTTGVWDVWDIKPPKSLTEDGWEAAIGLAVRGLL; encoded by the coding sequence CGGTGGTCTGCGTTACGTGGAAATTTCGGGCGCCTTGGGGGATTTGAGCTGTCGCTGCGCCTTAGTACCGGTTTTGCCGGCTCCGGTTTACCAAGACGCACTGGTAGACGCAACCGGCCTTTTGCCGGCTCTCACGACCTTAAAAGAAGAGGTCGGAATTTCTCCCGTGCCCGTCTCCTTGGGCCTGCCTCCGCGCGACGTGCTGTTGCGCGTCGTGGAACTTCCCCCCATGGAGCTCGAGGAGGCGCGCGCGGCTATAGGTTTTGAGTTCGAGAGGCACTTCCCATTCCCCGCATCAGAAGCCACTTACGACCTGGCACCTGTTGAGTTTCCGGGGAGCGAAGGAAGGTTTCTGCTACTCGTAGCGGCCTCAAGGAGGAAGAGCGTAGAAGTGCTCGTGGATGTCGCCTCTAAGGGCGGGTTGAACCTGTCGGCTCTGGAGCCAGCCAACCTCGCCACCTTCAGGGCAGTCTGCGGCCCTGAAGGTGGCAAAGGCGGCTTTATGGTGCTCATTTTGGGTGAGGAGACGTCGCAGCTCGTAGTGGCTTATAAGGATAACGGAATTCTCTTCCGCACGCTCCTTTTTGGCTTGAAGAGCTCTCCCGTCGAGGAACTTGCCTCCGACCTGACTCGAGAGATAACATCTACTGCAACATACATCGGAGGGACCTTCAGAGGGCTAAAGGTAGAGGTGTTAATTATAAATGGCGGTGGAGAGGATGTGGCCAGCGCCATTCAGGACAAGGTGAGCCTGCCCGTAGCGCTAACGACGGGTGTATGGGATGTTTGGGACATTAAGCCACCCAAGAGCCTCACTGAAGACGGATGGGAGGCAGCCATCGGGCTTGCCGTGAGGGGTCTGTTGTGA